A single Natrinema pellirubrum DSM 15624 DNA region contains:
- a CDS encoding TetR/AcrR family transcriptional regulator: protein MADEPATDILDATYRALCEHGYANLTLRDIAAETDKSKASIHYYYDSKDELFVAFLDELYEQFTDRVGTHDGDTARERLETLFQVLLTTDADSSRREFRTAMLELKAQAPYNPPLRERLIEFDEFLFEQLREILSAGVHAGEFDGSVDPARHAEFLTTAITGAQTRHVVIDHSSARLYGTMTGYLERQLLADENSEVAQ, encoded by the coding sequence ATGGCAGATGAACCAGCTACCGACATTCTGGATGCAACGTATCGCGCCCTCTGCGAGCATGGCTACGCGAACCTCACACTGCGGGATATCGCTGCCGAAACGGACAAGAGCAAGGCGTCGATCCACTACTACTACGATTCCAAAGACGAGTTGTTCGTCGCCTTTCTCGACGAATTATACGAGCAGTTCACCGATCGCGTGGGCACGCACGACGGAGACACGGCACGTGAACGACTCGAGACGCTCTTTCAGGTATTGCTCACTACCGACGCCGACTCGTCTCGGAGGGAGTTTCGAACTGCGATGCTCGAACTGAAGGCACAGGCTCCGTACAACCCGCCGCTGCGGGAACGCCTCATCGAATTTGACGAGTTCCTGTTCGAACAACTACGAGAGATCCTTTCGGCTGGCGTACACGCCGGTGAGTTCGACGGATCCGTCGATCCAGCCCGCCACGCGGAGTTTCTCACGACGGCGATTACCGGCGCACAAACCCGTCACGTCGTCATCGACCACTCCTCTGCACGGCTTTACGGTACGATGACCGGATACCTCGAGCGACAGCTGCTCGCCGACGAGAACTCGGAGGTCGCACAGTAA
- a CDS encoding heavy metal translocating P-type ATPase — protein MSDTSPSEPSCTLCDLPVSGSDIVSDGNRFCCTGCRDVYVTLGDVDDIDADDVRRARDDSQSDREVPSDHDATFLEVDGMHCATCEAFIESAATTIDGVSDASSSYVTDTVRIDHDPDRVSAADLQEEISGLGYSAYARDDTFSRRRANNWEMGRIAVGVLMGMSVMLQYLVIIYPTYFGGLFYGDRVTEFFESALASSVATPFYVVIAALTTIILGVTGKPILQGAYVSVKTRSPNMDLLVAIAAVSAYLYSTLSIVFGGEHIYYDVTVAIIVIVTVGNYYESSIKQEATERLSDLTSIQVNEARRVREDGEAEDVAVEDLEVDDRVLVRSGERIPVDGTVVDGDAAVDEAVVTGESLPARKTAGDTVVGGSMVTDGGVTVRVGAEATSSLDRITELVWDLQSGSHGIQKLADKLATIFVPVVLALAVVVTGVNFLLGNGVSALLVGLTVLIVSCPCALGLATPLAVAAGVRDALERSIVVFDDSIFERIRDAETVIFDKTGTLTTGEMTVIETDLGTALLEKAALLEQRSSHPVGEAIATERPVPDGGSVESGSDADSPADRVVSFDSYRNGVSGIVDGDEIIVGHPDLFRDHDWDVPANITDRIANSRETGRVPVAVGRNGTAEGVIVVGDKLRENWDETVASISDDGKDVVVLTGDDARAAQQFRDHAAVDDVFAGVPPEGKAETVTRFNETGRTVMVGDGTNDAPALAAADLGIALGGGTAMAADAADVALVDDDLASVGTVFELARATNRRVKGNIAWAFCYNAIAIPLAVIGLLNPLFAALAMGGSSLLVVVNSTRPLLSDEDTA, from the coding sequence ATGTCCGACACCTCGCCGTCAGAACCCAGCTGTACACTCTGTGACCTCCCCGTCAGTGGGAGTGACATCGTATCGGACGGCAATCGGTTCTGCTGTACTGGCTGTCGAGATGTCTACGTCACCCTTGGGGACGTCGACGACATCGACGCCGACGACGTCCGCCGCGCTCGAGACGATTCACAGTCCGATCGCGAGGTCCCGTCGGATCACGACGCGACGTTTCTAGAAGTCGACGGGATGCACTGTGCGACCTGCGAGGCGTTTATCGAATCAGCCGCGACGACGATCGACGGCGTCAGCGATGCCAGCTCGAGTTACGTGACCGACACGGTTCGAATCGATCACGATCCGGACCGCGTCTCGGCGGCCGACCTCCAAGAGGAGATCAGCGGACTCGGCTATAGCGCCTACGCCCGCGACGATACGTTCAGCCGTCGGAGAGCGAATAACTGGGAGATGGGGCGAATCGCAGTCGGCGTCCTCATGGGAATGTCCGTCATGTTGCAGTACCTCGTCATCATCTACCCGACGTACTTCGGCGGCCTGTTTTACGGCGACCGGGTCACGGAGTTTTTCGAAAGCGCGCTCGCGAGTTCCGTCGCCACGCCATTCTACGTCGTCATCGCGGCGCTCACGACGATCATCCTGGGCGTGACTGGCAAGCCGATCCTCCAAGGGGCGTACGTCAGCGTGAAGACGCGGTCGCCGAACATGGATCTCCTCGTCGCGATCGCGGCCGTGAGCGCGTACCTCTACAGTACGCTCTCGATCGTGTTCGGTGGCGAACACATCTACTACGACGTGACCGTCGCGATAATCGTTATCGTCACGGTCGGCAACTATTACGAATCGTCGATCAAGCAGGAGGCGACCGAGCGCCTCTCCGACCTGACTTCTATCCAGGTCAACGAAGCCCGTCGCGTTCGCGAGGACGGTGAGGCAGAAGACGTCGCAGTCGAGGATCTCGAGGTCGATGATCGCGTGTTGGTCCGGTCCGGGGAACGGATCCCCGTCGACGGGACGGTCGTCGACGGTGACGCAGCCGTCGACGAGGCGGTCGTCACCGGTGAGTCCCTTCCCGCTCGGAAGACCGCGGGCGATACCGTCGTCGGCGGCTCGATGGTGACGGACGGCGGGGTGACCGTCCGCGTCGGAGCGGAGGCGACGAGTAGCCTCGATCGGATCACCGAACTCGTCTGGGACCTGCAAAGCGGCTCCCACGGGATTCAGAAACTCGCGGACAAACTGGCGACGATCTTCGTGCCGGTCGTTCTCGCTCTCGCAGTCGTCGTTACGGGCGTGAACTTCCTTCTCGGGAACGGCGTTTCCGCCCTTCTCGTCGGGCTCACGGTGTTGATCGTTTCCTGTCCCTGTGCGCTCGGGCTGGCGACGCCGCTTGCAGTCGCCGCAGGGGTCCGCGACGCGTTGGAACGCTCGATCGTCGTCTTCGACGATAGCATCTTCGAGCGAATCCGCGACGCGGAGACCGTCATCTTCGACAAGACCGGCACACTGACGACGGGTGAAATGACCGTCATCGAGACCGATCTCGGGACGGCGTTGCTCGAGAAAGCGGCACTTCTCGAGCAGCGCTCGTCACATCCCGTCGGTGAGGCCATCGCCACCGAGCGACCGGTGCCCGACGGTGGATCGGTCGAGTCCGGGTCGGACGCCGATTCACCGGCCGACCGTGTCGTCTCCTTCGACAGTTATCGGAACGGCGTCTCGGGTATTGTCGACGGAGACGAGATCATCGTCGGCCACCCGGACCTGTTCCGCGATCACGACTGGGACGTTCCCGCGAACATCACCGATCGAATTGCGAACAGCCGTGAAACCGGACGAGTTCCGGTTGCTGTCGGTCGCAACGGGACTGCTGAAGGCGTCATCGTCGTCGGTGACAAACTGCGGGAGAACTGGGACGAGACGGTGGCATCCATTTCCGACGATGGGAAAGATGTGGTCGTCCTCACCGGCGACGATGCCCGGGCGGCACAGCAGTTTCGGGATCACGCTGCCGTCGACGACGTGTTTGCGGGCGTTCCGCCGGAAGGAAAGGCCGAGACCGTCACGCGATTCAACGAGACGGGACGGACGGTGATGGTCGGCGATGGAACCAACGACGCACCGGCGCTGGCCGCGGCCGATCTCGGCATCGCTCTAGGCGGTGGGACTGCGATGGCTGCTGACGCCGCGGACGTCGCCCTCGTCGATGACGACCTCGCGTCCGTCGGGACGGTCTTCGAACTCGCTCGAGCGACGAACCGCCGTGTGAAAGGCAATATTGCGTGGGCGTTTTGCTACAACGCCATCGCGATCCCGCTTGCCGTGATCGGTCTGTTGAACCCGCTCTTTGCAGCGCTCGCGATGGGCGGGAGCAGTCTGCTGGTCGTCGTGAATTCGACTCGGCCACTACTGTCCGACGAGGATACCGCCTGA